One genomic window of Glycine soja cultivar W05 chromosome 9, ASM419377v2, whole genome shotgun sequence includes the following:
- the LOC114368342 gene encoding uncharacterized protein LOC114368342, with translation MNPKISSPPSDSTQAPEVPTGNVPLSHVSTSEVPQEDETTRRHVGRESTQCWTVKAIDSEKTIKKIKVKVRGVNNLPRELRIIVNFDDQGQAIGEAQALLAGFLGTLAADCKLFPMDYDRWSGPSGVPKAYFHDCFETILKPQFYFKINEAGAKRYCKLSMGRKWAANRQSLWNEFNDPIKTRDEIIKNMPIGIDKDQWARFVHYRHKPSTLELCRRNKEIQSKQVIPHIGGSKANPRRRNELEQIEVGLTQSIVDESEVSPLDVVGRVLGLEHFGRPNDASSVPNTPLDARGASGASNP, from the exons ATGAATCCTAAAATTTCTTCCCCACCAAGTGATTCCACACAAGCTCCTGAAGTCCCAACTGGTAATGTCCCTCTTTCTCATGTATCAACATCTGAAGTTCCACAAGAAGATGAAACAACTAGACGTCATGTTGGGCGTGAGTCTACACAATGTTGGACTGTTAAGGCAATAG ACTCtgaaaaaaccatcaagaagaTTAAGGTGAAAGTTAGGGGAGTCAATAACTTACCTAGGGAGTTACGCATCATTGTGAATTTTGATGACCAAGGCCAAGCAATTGGTGAAGCACAAGCCTTGCTTGCAGGATTTCTTGGAACACTAGCAGCTGATTGTAAATTATTTCCTATGGATTATGATAGATGGTCAGGACCTTCAGGTGTACCTAAAGCTTATTTTCATGATTGCTTTGAAACAATTTTAAAG cctcaattttattttaagattaatgAAGCTGGTGCAAAACGGTATTGCAAATTAAGTATGGGAAGAAAATGGGCTGCAAATAGGCAAAGCTTATGGAATGAATTCAACGATCCAATCAAAACAAGAgatgaaatcataaaaaatatgccGATAGGCATAGATAAAGATCAATGGGCTCGTTTTGTTCATTATCGTCATAAACCATCAACATTG GAACTTTGTAggagaaataaagaaattcaAAGCAAGCAAGTTATTCCACACATTGGTGGATCCAAAGCTAATCctagaagaagaaatgagttg GAACAAATTGAAGTAGGATTGACTCAAAGCATAGTTGATGAATCTGAAGTTTCTCCTCTTGATGTTGTTGGTAGAGTGTTAGGGTTAGAGCACTTTGGGAGA CCAAATGATGCTTCAAGTGTTCCTAATACACCTTTGGATGCAAGAGGAGCTTCTGGTGCTAGCAACCCTTAG
- the LOC114367152 gene encoding heavy metal-associated isoprenylated plant protein 39-like yields MKKVVLKVELHDDKIKKKAMKAVSGISGAESVSVDMKDQKMTIIGDFDPVTAVGKLRKFCNAEILSVGPAKEEKKEKPKKEDKKPEANKNPKEEYAELLKVYEAYYNQTRPLQ; encoded by the exons ATGAAG AAAGTGGTGCTAAAGGTGGAACTCCATGATgacaaaatcaagaaaaaggcCATGAAGGCAGTATCTGGTATTTCAG GGGCAGAGTCAGTCTCAGTGGACATGAAGGACCAGAAAATGACTATAATTGGGGATTTTGATCCTGTAACAGCAGTTGGGAAGCTTAGAAAATTCTGTAATGCTGAGATACTTTCAGTTGGACCAGCCAAAgaggagaaaaaagagaaaccaAAGAAAGAGGATAAGAAGCCAGAAGCCAATAAAAATCCAAAGGAGGAATATGCTGAACTTCTGAAGGTATATGAAGCCTATTATAATCAGACTAGACCTCTGCAATAG